In Lathyrus oleraceus cultivar Zhongwan6 chromosome 2, CAAS_Psat_ZW6_1.0, whole genome shotgun sequence, the DNA window actttgtttcaaattagaaacctaggccttatgcctttgacttttcaaaaatcttttcatcaatactcatttgtgaataaatattaattcaactttgacttcattttgtaaataaatctaacttgtaaatataactcacttcaagttgtttttatggtttcaatggccaccttaaaaccttttcataaatattagccataggtttgtgtaatcatagtggttgatgtaaacctcacctcatccttagtgattggactataagtcttccatacttattatagggttaacccctcactagtatgttgaagctctcctcacatggtggattgttggtttaggttgagttctctccctttgataacaaaagaccttaagtCTTTTGATCAAgtcaattcaccaatctttgagatttttaccccaaactacgaggttttgatcctacctttgtgatggtacgtaggcaatgggttcatccattcaaacaacaaaattataaatataatctattctcttctcatccccccaatcttttgcacgtattttcacaaataccaacctaccacACACATTTAtaaaaagaggttcccttagagtactaaggatgttttgggtgcgtaaaaccttcccatttcataaccaacccccttatccagatctctgacatttttattagtttttgatttgataaaacttcttacttggcttttgttcgctttttaacctttcctttggacaaataaaagtgcggtggcgactcgaattgtatgtttacttttggtttagtcaataaacctaaaggtaacgaataccccgctacagaaaagtggcgactctgctggggaagtcacttcctagtgggtttagcctactttttgcttgtgtgttgtatgtttatatttatttgtgacattttCAAATGAATCATATGAAGGAAACTTGGAACTATGTGGATTTCCGTTATCAAAGAAATGTGGACCCGAACAACATTCTCCACCTTCACCCAATAAGCTTTGGAAAGAAGAGAAACTTGGATTTGGATGGAAACCAGTGGCAATTGGATATGGATGTGGATTTGTGTTTGGAATAGGCCTTGGATATTTCATGTTTTTGATTGGAAAGCCAAGATGGCTTGTGATCATATTTGGTGGGAAGCCAAAGAGAAGAGTGAAAAGAAGAACAAGAGTGAGGAGAACCAATGGTTCAACCATGAATCAGATGATACAAATGTCATAGTTTTATTCTTTTATTCTTCTGTTTAAAATAAGTTTGATCTTTCTTGTTTAATTTTGTGTTGTAAACTTTCCATTATTGTTATTGTTAATGTTGTAAGGTGTGTTGTAGACATGATCATggagatatatatatatatatatatatatatatatatatatatatatatatatatatatatatatatatatatatatatatatatatatatatatatatatatatatatatatatatatatatatatatatatatatatatatatatcatgtACTAGAGTAATGCTATTGTGTTAGTATGACCGTTTAGAGTTGATCATTGCAGGTGGAATGAATTGAATTTCAATAGATTATTTAAAATGTAACCATCAAAAGCTCTAACTTAATGATATGACAAACAGTTGGTTTATTATTGAATTATTACTTGATGACACTACAAATAATATATTATAAATGCTACGAGCATATATCAATAACATATTATAAATGTTACGGTCTTATCATCGTTTAGATTAGGAGTGAACACGAGTTAGGTTGAATGGATTGATCAAATTCTTTATCCAATCCATTCAAAATTTAGTGGGTTGGATTTTTCGTTCAACCAGTAATTTTATTGTTAAAACCAATCCGAACCGACTCATTCATTCATGGATTAGGTTCGCGGGttgtttttcaaataaaaaatattttttaggaTTCTTTTTATCAATTTAAAAAACTGTAACACAACTTAATACAATCATACTTGTTTAGAACACTTAAATTTGATAAAATATATCATATAATATCTAATGAAGTTGATAGTAGTATAAAATTCAATGAGACACATTATTTTCATAAAACACATAAGTCCGTGGATTACAAAACTCAAACTCGATACCTGAACAAAAACTAGACGGGTTGTTATGGGTTATGTTGAGTATACCCGTAAATGAATAAATTTGGataatttatgaaaaaacttaacaataattttttttaatatagTATTTAATGAAAAAACTTAACaattatttttttgtaaataaaataAGAGGACGTGGAAGtataaattaaatttaaataaataaaaagcaAAGATATGAATCAGAAGAAACTTTGAGTTGAAAAATCAAACCAATTAATAATATAACAACGACTTCAAAGTCAATTGCACCAAAAGACATAAAACAATCATAATAGCGTAATGGATGGGCTGCCATTCAAAAAAGACAAAAAGCAAAACGTAATTGATGGGTAAAATAAAAGATTTTTTATTATAGTAACAAATAAAGTGTTTATTTATTTACAACAATTATTTTTCCTATCCATAACGTCTTTTAGAAATTTCGAGAAtttagaaaaaaaatattttttaaattttaaaatatattgGTAATTTTGAAGCATCGAGATTCTATGCAATCTAATTTTTTTTTAGATTAATTATTATACATTATCAGTGTAAAATGTTTTACACTatcaattcatcatcatcactcGTTTGTATTAATttataggtttttaaaataaaaatcaaacttgTTTTAATATCCAACatctatgattaactgacggtgtaaaattattttaccctatcaatgtatttcaattaaactctttTTTTCATAAGTAGTTTACTTAATAGAGTTCATCTTATTAAAAAAATTCACTCGATTACTTTAGAGCGCTCTTTATATCAAACACTAAATATAAATAACTTTTTAATTATAAATCAAACTTCAGTTAGTAAAGTTAATAGTGTCTAACTTCTTTTGCACAAACAAGAAGTATTGAAATTTTTTGAATATTATCTTGAAATTTGTGTACTATAAAAGATGTATTTCTAAATTGATTACTTATAATCTAAGTAATATTCGGACAATTGAATTCAGCTGTTTTATTTTTAAGGCGTCTGTGTTTTACTTTTTAGGCGTCGTAGTTGATCGTCTGACTTATACTACCtccattttttattataagtcactctgaaaaaatattttgtaccacaatataagtcattttataatatcaataaatcattaatgatatttttcttattatacccttaaatatttattattctttCTTCTTTCAACTATATCAATTTATCTTTCCGATATAATTAATGAAGGACAATTTTGTAAAACCCtttataatttttctttttcatatcataattattacattttttaatacgtgtgaaaagtcaaaaacgacttataataaaaaacggagggagtaCAATTTATCATAATATTATAACATATTTTAAAAAGAGTGACATCTCCAACTCGATTCAATTATTTTTTCAATacaattttttcaaaatcttAAATCAACCTAAAACACTTTAGACAAATAAAATTTTAGTGAAGACTTTCAACTCAATTTAATGCTTTCTTTCTTTTTATTAGTGTAACTTTTACAACAAGCTTCTTTAGACAAATAGAATTTTGGTGATGACTTCCAAGTCAATTTAATGTTTGCCTATTTTTTATTAGTTTAAATTTTTCAACCAAGAATCCGTTGATAGTTGTTCAATTGGCCTCTAATTAATGGTAGGAAATGTTCGACAATGCAAGAAATAAATTCAGATGAAATAATGAGTAGATATGAAATGAAATATGAAGACAAATTATAACAATTTCATCTTTCGAGAACTAActattataaaatatatttttgataACACTAACTTATAACGGTGTGATAGGTAATGATAGTAATATCTCATTTTTTTGACGcgttttattttttttatatttatgaAAAAGACATTGCATTACGGTCAAAATAATTAACTATAATTATATATCCATTGAGTGGCAGTTTCAAATCTCAGCTCCAATAATTTTCTACTTTTTCTTTAAAATGAGTGTTGTTATTATAATATGATATacatattaaaattaaaatacataCTACCACGGTTGTTAATGTCAACCGTTGTAAAATACATTACATTTCATTACAGTTTTTGAATACGACCGTGGTGAAATTGTTTACCCATATATAAGTGAATTAACTCTCACTTCTTTGACAGTATCGATGTATCTCTCCTAGCAAAACCATAGCATacattttctcttttcttcttcgTCATTAATTGTTATGTTCTACACTATAGCCTCAATCTTGTTCTTCATACATAAAGGTATTCTTATTCTCTCATTTTCGTGTATATTGTTAATATGTTTCATATGATTTTCTTCTTGTTCGATagtttatgattttttttttgttgtatgttgttgttgttgataaatgtAGATAAATGTTTGTTGAAATGATTTTTATATTATTTACTTCGATTTCACATGTTTTGTTGttgcttgttgttgttgttgacaaaTCTTTTTCTATATTCTCTTTTCTTCgtgtatgttgttgttatgttgaTGTTATTGTTATGTATGTTGACAAATTTCTGTTGGATTACAATGTCATACTAGTTTATGTTAGTTATGTTGATGTTATTGTTATGTATGTTGATAAAGGTATGTATGttgttgataaatgttgttgtatgttgttgtatgttgttggTGATGTTGTTTTGTGTTCTTTGTTAATAAATGGTTTGTCATGTGCAACTAGCAAGTGGTTATGGTTCTTTACTTATTCGTGATGCAACTGGTTGTGTGAACATGTATCTAAGAGAATTTCGAACTTTTGTTCGTTGTGGAAATATTATGCGAGTCTTTCATATAATATTCACATAGTGATAAATAGATGTCATTATGAGTCTTTCACACAAAATTTGATGTttgcaaaataaattaaaaaaaaaaaaaaaattaaattttgtGTGAAAGACTTAGAAgacattcattcatcatcattaATTTGAAGAATTTGAAATTGAATCAAATTATATGGGTTAATGAGAAAATCATGAATTACAAGATGCATGCAATTCGAAAAACATTTGATCATTTAAgttgtttttcaagaataatttaatttttctgattatcatctcaaaaatttatttgaatgGTTGTATATTATTAATGAGGGGCAGGAAAAACAAACAATGTCATATTTTATAATAAACGGTTAGACATACCACCACGGTTGGAACATAAAACTGTGGTGAACGTTATTTTTGTATGCACTTTAATTTGGTTGCAAATGGGTATTGAACTCATAACACAATATTTATGACAACAGTTGTTTAAGTCAACCGTTGTAATAGGTAGCATGTTACATAGTTTATCACAACGGTTGCACGTCTATGATTTAAAACAGCGAACTTACAATCACATCCTATTTCACCGTGATTTTTTAGGTGTGATGGTATCCCTTTTTCAACTGTGATGAAAAGATTTTTCTGTAGTAGTGAGACTTTCATAGCACTTACTTGAAACATTTTAAATTGTTCACATGTTCATTGTGAGAGTCACTAGTCAAATAAAGATTTTACTAATTTTAATAGTATTTTTTATAATTTGGTGAAGACTTTCAAGTCAATGTAGTCTTTCGAGAAGACTTCTAAGTCAATTTAATGATCTGACAATTTTATGTTTTATCTATTCCTTATTAAGtgttattttttaaaaatatatttatttatttattttactatAATTTTTAAAATAGTATTAATTATAgtttataaaaaatatatactCTTAATTATTTATTAAGAAATCAAATAAATTGATAAATTTATAAAAGTATTAAAGATAAAAGAACAATAATTACTTAAAAAATAATTACTTAAAAGAACAACATATAAATTTATATTTCTGACCAAACCATAAATTCGTTCAGTCATACTTTCCTTGCTTTGCTCTAGTTGTTCCACCGGACTTTGAGAAAAATGGTTCCATCGACCTGAAGTTCATGGACCCAAAGGCCAAGGTTTTTAGGTCGATGTCCGCTCATGATAATAAAGAGTATTTGGTCTGGCTCAAGAAAGTCCAAAACAAATGTCAGGATCAATGGAAAACGGCTGGCATCTTCGATGCCATCCAAATTTCAAGGAACACTCATCGAATCAACTCTTGTATGTTGCTTGCTTCGATGTACTTCTAGGAAGGTTCGACTAACACCTCCCAACTCCTTTGTGGCATGTTTACGCCTACCCTTTTTGACGTGGCAGTCATCACTAGTCTTTCATCTCTAGGCGAAACCTTCGATCCAACTCTTCAATCGCGCAAGTTTTCAGAATTACATTGAAGATCACTATGATCCGGACTCCACTGAAGTGTCCAACGAGGAACACATTGCTTTCCTAATTCGTTAGATCTCATATTATTTGTTTTGTCTTTGCTCTCTGGAGATAGCTAAGAGCTATATAAACCTGACAATCCAAATTCATGAAGGTCGATAGGTTTCTTTGATATATTTGGAAGAAAAAACTCAAAAGAAATAAGTCCAATAATTACTTGTGGAAAAATCATCCTTTTGACTAAGTCTCTAGTGGTCTTAATTTTGAGATGAAAAGCAAAACCGCAAAGAGATTCCATCTTTGAAGAAGACTTTTAAGTCAATTTAGACCAAGCACAAAATATACGGATCACCTTGTCtcaaaaaattaattttaatttttaataaagAATTCAAACACACAATTTTGTTTCGGAAATTTTTTATTTACCCacttcaaaaaaaaaaagagtagAATTATTCATAGAGTTGTGCATTGAAAATCTCCACAATTTGAACTATTAAAAGCGCTACAGTACGCACTCTGATTTTGCCATGGATATTTTAAATGATAATTAAATACAAAACTGCAATTGTAAGGGTGAAATTCATTGTAACTTAAAATAATATCATATAATGAAATGAATTTAAATATataattttacattatttgaTAATATTATTCAATAATTTTCTAAGAATTATGGCATTTCCATCAATAGATTGGGAGTAGAACCAGGCATATGATTTTTGAGAATGTAAAAGTGTGAGTAGAATGGATAATAGTCTCATATTATTTGAAAATGTAAAAACTTAAGTATTTATAAGTAAGAGAACTCATTCACCTATTACCTTAAGATTTTGAATAAATATATGATGTCTCTCACAAAGATTTTATTCTAAAAAAAGAAGTCCAATAATATTCAAGACCCCTTAATGAAAAACTCTTCCAACAAAGATTCCACAGAAAAATCAAGAATTATTTTGAGTGAAAATAACACATTATCATTAGTAGCCTTTATAGAACtaaaatttgttttaaaaattaaatttgagATATATGTAGTATTTAAATTTTGGCTATAAATATTTATGTCACCTTCCTTTCCATTTTCATTTAAACTTTCACATAAATTATTCTATTTCCACAAAATCAATCACCCATGAAGTGGTTACTTCTGTTTTTACATgtttttttctttcattttccGTCGTTCTTTTCTTTCAATTTCTTATGTCATCGTGATTAGGGGTGGCAATTGGATCCATTAACAcaaaatccatccaatccatccataaaaaaatccatccaatccatccactacataaaaaattaagttaatggattgatccaatccatccgTTTATAAACATGGATGaatccaatccatccaacacattttaatgatccaatggatttttttatctaattttaaaaaaataaattttttcaaatattaaaaaaaaatttgaaaaacaaaaaataatttttttttcaaaaaaaaatcttttttttttgaaaaataaaaaataatttttttttcgaaaaaaataatttcttttttgaaaatacaaaaaatgatattttccaaaaatttaaaaatcatttttttttaaaaatactaaaatttgattttattttcgaaaattttatttttttacgaatataaaaaaaatattttttttcgaaaataaaaaaaacgttttttaaattttttttttcgaaaatacaaaaatatttttttttcgaaaaaaaatctttttttttaaataccaaaatttgattttatttttgatttttttttacgaatataaaaaaaaatatttttaaattattttttttaaaaatacaaaaatatattttttttttgaaaaaaaaataatttttctcaaaaaaaattgatattattttatttaaaaaaataaaaaactttttaaaaaaaaaaattttcaaagaaaaattttaaaggaaaaaaaaatggatggatggatatccatccactaaaaatatgataatggatggattggatggatttttattcttaatggatggattggattggatatttttaaaaaacttttagtggattgttaatggataatggattgttttgatccatccattaacgatccaatccatatccatccaatccatccattttgccacccctagtaAAGAGTCTTCTAATTGGTTGCCAAAGAGATTCAGAGTAGAAAGCTGGCTGTTGCTTGAAAAGTTATTTGGCAAAGTGCCATGAAACTTGTTCATTTGTAGATCCAAAACTCGAAGAGATGATAATTTAACAAGACATTGTGGAATGAAACCTGTCAATTTATTGCGTGCAAGATTGAGAAATTGTAGTGCATTCATGTTGCAGATTGACATAGAAAGGTCACCTTGAAGTAAGTTAGAACTAAGATCAAGGAAACTGAGCCGGTAAGTACTTCTTGAGGGTTGATCTATCGATGTGAACAAGTTTTGAGAGAGGTTCAAAAATCCAAACGAGTTAATTGTTTCAAGTAACCAATTAGGAACTATTTCATTAAGTTTGTTATCGGACATATCAAGAGAATCCAAACTTGGGAATTTTCCTAGGAATTGGGGAAGTTCATTCAAACTCAAAGAAGACAAGTCCAATTCAATTAGTCTAGGAAAACTGTAATTGACACTGGATTCAATGCTCAGTGCTAATTGACTATTACGCGAAAGAGACAAAGAAAGCAAATTTTGAAGTTTGGAAAGTTTTTGAAAATCAACAACACCACTCAAGTTGTTTGATGATAGACATAATACAGTTAGGTTTGAAAGGTTGAAAATTGATTTTGGAATATTGCCTTGTAGCTTGTTGTTGCATAGATAAAGTTCTTcttgttggtgcaaaggtagaatatatgatgaatggaaatattcttattcagagaatgatggctacaaaacggattaaaagttacaatgattgacaccctatttataagcctctaacaaacttaaatttgaatcaaatctaatatttaaatctaatatctaacaaacttaaatatgaatcaaatctaatatttaaatctaatatctaacaaacttaaatatgaatcaaatctaatatttaaatctaatatctaacaaacttaaatatgaattaaatctaataattaaatctaataccatcccttaattcatattccatcaaaacttgtaacaccaattccatcccttaatctgagaaattgatcagtcttgatagctttcgtcagaacatctgccaactgcttctgagtgctacagtgtacaacttctaacactcccctctgaacttgatgtctcagaaaatgatacttggtctcaatgtgcttgcttctcccatgcaacactgggtttctggcaagattgattgcagacttgttgtcaatcatcagcttcagaggtttgtttactttaatcttcagatcctgcaatagattcagaatccacacagcttggcatgcagtaacagcaatcttacaattcttcagatcaaatctcttcagaagttctaattcatacttgagctgatgcaaaataatacctttctcagagtatctgaactccatccctagaaagtatgtcattttgcctagatcagtcatttcgaattcattcatcagaactttcttgaacttggctatctcctgttcagaacttccagtcagtagtatatcatcaacatataaacataccagagtcatatttccttcagaagtatgctgaacatagacaccgtactccatctcacatttctgaaagccttgcctcttgaaaaatgaatcaatcttcttattccaagctctgggcgcttgtttcaatccatatagagctttgtataatctgtacaccatcccttcctgattctttttcacaaatccaggaggttgtgacacgtaaacttcttcttctaatggaccgttcagaaatgcagattttacatctaaatgcatcagaggccaattcctgttagcagctattgcaatcaccattctgattgtttcatgtcttgctacaggtgcaaacacttcagagtaatctagcccaggtttctgtagaaatcctctggctaccaaccttgctttatgtttgccaattgaaccatctggctttaacttctgcttgaaaacccatctgacgctgatggctttcttgtctgttggaagttctgtcagcttccatgtcttgtttctctctatagcatcaagttcttctttcatggccttcagccagagcttctgcttaagagcctcttctgtacttatgggttcagagtctactaacatggcacactgaataacttctccttcagagtctacttcagtgtctttcagcatgtcaaattctgcatatcttctggggatgtttctgattctttgtggtctctgaacttgttcagagtcttgagcttcagagtttctagcttcagatggttgacttcctccagagctttgaccatcttcagggtctggcatatttccagagtctgaattgccaccagaatctggattaccatcagagtctgggtcatcagagtctggatcatcagagtctgaaacatcagagtctggaacatcagagtctggaacatcagattctggatcactatcagagtcagaatcaacgtcagagtttactccaacctcagaaattctgaactctgacctttcttcagaggttctaacatcagaatcagattgagacttatcccaattccaaacttctgattccttcacaatcacatctctactgaattcaattttattggtttctggacaatagagcttgtatgcacctgtactgtggtaccctatcagaatcatcactttgcttctatcatccagcttctgtcttctggcttctggaacatgtttatagcaaacagaaccaaacaccttcagatgactaacactttgcttatctccagtccacttctgtattggaactatttccttcaacttcttcgtaggacatcggttgagtacatacgttgcagtggcaacagcttctccccagagcttctgaggaagcttcttctcctttagcatgcttctcaccatatcaagcaaagtgcggtttcttctttcagcaagaccattgtgttgaggggtataaggagcagtaacctcatgctcaattccattctcctcacagaacttctggaactctttggagttatactcacctccaccgtcagttctaagaatcttcaacttctgaccactctgattctcagccttcattctgaacttcttgaattcatcaaacacctcgtgtttaaacttaataagggatacccatgtcattcttgtgaattcatcaacaaataacacaaagtatttattccctccaatcgatgctactggaaatggaccacacacatcagaatgtacaactcccaaggcatgttttgctcttggagcagtttctgacgcaaatggcaatcgtggttgttttccttccatgcaaactttgcatgacttttcaggcttcttaattgcaggaattccatgtaccaacttctttgaattcagatgttttaagcttctgaaattcaaatgaccaaatcttctgtgccacagctcactctccttctcagcacttgttgcactaagacattctgagtctgcagttctgacattcaccttgaatgttctattccttccctgttctgactccataatcaacttctgattgcagtcatacagcttcagaagattgtccttcatggtaactgaaaaacctttctcaattaattgtcccacactcatcagattgcttctgatgccaggtacataccacacgttctgaatcaatgctgttttcccattgttcagagtcactctgacatttcccataccttctgcattaagatatttgtcatcagcacatctgatctttgtcctcttttcagagtcaaagtcaaccagccatttcttgtttccagtaagatgatttgaacagccagtgtccatataccaccagtctatcagatccatattatcagattcagaggccatcaatagcacagattcgtcatcagaacttctggctatatttgcttcttctgattttctctccttgtttgaccaacagtctctagcaaagtgaccaaacttcttacaacagtaacattggatcttcttcttgtcatacttctcttttcccttctgagcattcttttgtctatcagaggttgagctttctgacttctgaccaccatcagatcttctcctggcttctgactgcttctgatacctcctatcagaagttgctttcagagcctgctgctctacttccctttcagaagttctctcagtcaaacgcaactcttgcgcttctagactgctctgcagctcttcaattctcatggtgctcagatctttggaatgttctattgctaccacgatgtaatcaaattgacaggtaagggatctcaataccttctccatgattgtttcttcagaaagagt includes these proteins:
- the LOC127121601 gene encoding receptor-like protein 12 gives rise to the protein MGLSGKFKNHILCMPGIHELYMSLNYLRDQLPNLSSSVFLRILDFSVNDFQGPIPPSFSNLTYLTSLSFMGNFLNNSIPSSLLTLSYLTYLDLSFNGLSGQIPNVFPQSNRLQDLDLSDNKIGGELPISLSNLHHLIILRLSSNSFKGHIPDMFGGMTELQDLSLSSNNLEGQIPSSLFNLNQLLALHLSDNRLVGPLINKIPGFQKLTDLDLDNNLLNGTIPSSLLSLPCLKYLYLTNNRFTGHISAISSYSLEVLDLSNNKLQGNIPKSIFNLSNLTVLCLSSNNLSGVVDFQKLSKLQNLLSLSLSRNSQLALSIESSVNYSFPRLIELDLSSLSLNELPQFLGKFPSLDSLDMSDNKLNEIVPNWLLETINSFGFLNLSQNLFTSIDQPSRSTYRLSFLDLSSNLLQGDLSMSICNMNALQFLNLARNKLTGFIPQCLVKLSSLRVLDLQMNKFHGTLPNNFSSNSQLSTLNLFGNQLEDSLLGVATNDNVLFSLKIILDFSVESLLEEFFIKGS